Proteins found in one Herbiconiux sp. A18JL235 genomic segment:
- a CDS encoding phytoene/squalene synthase family protein, with amino-acid sequence MSSARGNDGPGSGGSAAVDRQPDLYDRVAMETAAIVIRRYSTSFGLASRLLAPTVRQHVENIYALVRLADEVVDGVAAAADLDAAEITARLDALERETHEALACGYSTNLVVHAFGYTARRVGIGQDLTVPFFRSMRADVSQREHTPESFDDYVYGSAEVVGLMCLAAFLDGVPTAPAERARLEDGARHLGAAFQKINFLRDLAADFEALGRSYFPGIDVKTFSEAEKRRIVAGIDDDLRIARSCLSALPPSSRRAVVLAQRLFEELTERLRRTPASVLAATRIRVPNPVKVRIAVGAALGRVPQERPSGAARQQAREI; translated from the coding sequence GTGAGCAGCGCACGCGGCAACGACGGCCCCGGCAGCGGGGGCAGCGCGGCCGTCGATCGGCAGCCCGACCTCTACGATCGGGTGGCGATGGAGACGGCGGCCATCGTCATCCGCCGCTATTCCACCTCGTTCGGGCTCGCCTCGCGCCTGCTCGCACCCACCGTGCGTCAGCACGTCGAGAACATCTACGCCCTGGTCAGGCTCGCCGACGAGGTGGTCGACGGGGTCGCCGCCGCCGCCGACCTCGACGCGGCGGAGATCACCGCGCGCCTCGACGCGCTCGAACGCGAGACGCACGAGGCGCTCGCCTGCGGTTACAGCACCAATCTCGTCGTGCACGCGTTCGGCTACACCGCCAGGCGGGTCGGCATCGGCCAAGACCTCACCGTCCCCTTCTTCAGGTCGATGCGCGCCGACGTGTCGCAGCGCGAGCACACGCCCGAGTCGTTCGACGACTACGTCTACGGTTCGGCCGAGGTGGTGGGCCTGATGTGCCTCGCCGCCTTCCTCGACGGCGTGCCCACGGCCCCGGCCGAACGGGCGCGGCTCGAAGACGGCGCCCGTCATCTCGGCGCCGCCTTCCAGAAGATCAACTTCCTGCGCGACCTCGCCGCCGACTTCGAGGCGCTCGGTCGCAGCTACTTCCCGGGTATCGACGTGAAGACGTTCAGCGAGGCCGAGAAGCGCCGGATCGTCGCCGGCATCGACGACGACCTGCGCATCGCCAGGTCGTGCCTGAGCGCCCTGCCCCCGTCGAGCCGTCGAGCCGTCGTGCTGGCCCAACGGCTGTTCGAGGAGTTGACCGAGCGGCTGCGCCGCACCCCCGCATCCGTACTCGCCGCGACGCGCATCCGGGTTCCGAACCCGGTCAAGGTGAGAATAGCCGTGGGAGCGGCGCTCGGCCGGGTGCCGCAGGAGCGCCCTTCAGGAGCCGCCCGACAACAGGCTAGGGAGATCTGA